The following proteins are co-located in the Tachysurus vachellii isolate PV-2020 chromosome 19, HZAU_Pvac_v1, whole genome shotgun sequence genome:
- the LOC132861926 gene encoding FHF complex subunit HOOK-interacting protein 1A — MMASVVSGSRGQTLSLSGVDPETCMIVFKNHWAQVLRILEKHELTCNGGRLRSRQISVDEASAVQNYVEHMLFLLTEEECGVGGAIGPILEFVLLENVMERLFVWSLRRDFTESAKLEQLCMYEMLVSRARQPLLHHKPILCPFVMLLSSCGSSSSSAAVEAELVRLLHRLCCMLARDDTALQLFLFQSGQDQGSANFLLFSLLLPFVHRDGPVGVQARDALALIMALSMRDITVANHITQNTYFCPVLATGLSGLYSWLPAKLEVYGEGWHCLEEADWMKVPSLVQLLNSLQFCSSVCKVAHHSVRDQLLGYIYNGFLVPVLAPALHKLTLEEVVTTTAYLDLFLRHISDPTLLQTFLIFILKHRHDNVNILDTLVSRINTPFQLGTVSLALFRTLIGLYCEDVMLQLILRYLIPCSHLQSNGRCRLRERDCYSSSAAAFLSLTPLFLMAGPCTSPTLPLKPDYILWSKVTEGLLMGNTGFEDLFLSVDAFGNSRWINSEPVMYQNYLQYLSDARSIISTSVQACQVWSAPYDGLNPSPDDHQVEEEEFEDRDRDENECPRLTTPTLQPPSMHHTSLSQTPELEWDDSYDASTDGQENKNFHLVEHPQPPQHIQDMRKSAIMLIRGSYIEESEFQDDVLVYNLIAQRDAREEQDVSLRSPNGKTNTQTEKNNTQLYTSSSTPSDISNKVPDNQQPEEASLLLNGHADEKNLDQSNDISAHVHQNKSTVLEEQVFSGDASNASSVEHTADDFISQCFQHIEWDNESMLGDNVYSQRLTMLLYDEEPEIDFNSICANDEADGGERDEGEEQRDSDGTKRVPFTGPFISVLLSRLENMLENSVEVNLLVTGILAQLAAYPQPLLRCFLLNTQDVFQTSVRSLYQVLDSVGCQIEHYASSRPEFPQMVRDVAQYLLFRDEALKDRERDFLQENGLGWVLDGHVSRRLLKSLPQCPKIPPQSRNSVFATFLYAEFLKELGAIAQEHSIRPD, encoded by the exons ATGATGGCGTCTGTGGTCTCCGGTAGCAGAGGGCAGACCCTAAGTCTTAGCGGTGTAGATCCTGAAACATGTATGATTGTCTTCAAAAATCACTGGGCACAG GTTTTGCGTATTCTAGAAAAGCACGAGCTGACCTGCAACGGTGGCCGTCTCCGCTCACGACAGATCTCTGTCGACGAAGCGAGCGCTGTGCAGAACTATGTGGAGCACATGCTGTTCCTCCTGACAGAGGAGGAGTGCGGTGTGGGCGGAGCCATAGGCCCCATTCTGGAGTTTGTGCTGCTGGAGAACGTGATGGAGCGCCTGTTCGTGTGGAGCCTCCGGCGTGACTTTACGGAATCAGCGAAGCTGGAGCAGCTGTGTATGTACGAGATGCTGGTGTCCCGGGCGCGGCAGCCCCTGCTCCACCACAAGCCCATCCTGTGTCCGTTTGTCATGCTGCTCTCCTCCTGCGGCTCCAGCTCCAGCTCGGCGGCGGTGGAAGCCGAGTTGGTACGACTGCTGCACCGGCTGTGTTGTATGCTTGCACGTGATGACACCGCCCTCCAGCTCTTCCTCTTCCAAAGTGGGCAGGATCAAGGAtccgccaacttcctgctcttTTCACTGCTCTTGCCTTTCGTGCATCGTGACGGGCCGGTAGGTGTGCAGGCTCGGGATGCGCTCGCTCTCATCATGGCGTTGTCAATGCGTGACATCACTGTGGCCAATCACATCACCCAGAACACCTACTTCTGCCCG gtcttgGCCACAGGGTTGAGCGGTCTGTATTCCTGGCTTCCGGCTAAGCTTGAGGTCTACGGTGAAGGATGGCACTGTTTAGAGGAAGCCGATTGGATGAAGGTTCCATCACTCGTCCAGCTCCTCAACTCTCTACAGTTCTGTAGCTCCGTGTGTAAG GTTGCCCATCACTCTGTCAGAGATCAGCTGCTAGGGTACATCTATAACGGTTTCCTTGTGCCAGTCCTGGCTCCTGCCTTACACAAG TTGACTTTGGAAGAAGTGGTGACAACAACGGCGTATCTGGACCTCTTTTTGCGGCATATCTCCGACCCCACCCTTCTCCAGACCTTCCTCATTTTTATCCTCAAGCATCGCCATGACAACGTCAACATTCTCGATACTCTCGTCAGCAGAATCAACACTCCTTTTCAG TTGGGAACGGTGTCTCTGGCTCTGTTTCGCACTCTGATTGGTCTGTACTGTGAGGACGTCATGCTGCAGCTCATACTCAG GTATCTGATTCCGTGCTCTCACCTGCAGTCCAACGGACGTTGTAGACTCAGAGAGCGAGACTGCTACTCTTCCAGCGCTgcagcttttctctctctcactcccttgTTCCTTATGGCTGGACCCTGCACCTCCCCAACGCTGCCCCTTAAACCAGACTATATTCTCTGGTCAAAGGTCACTGAAGGGCTGTTAATGGGCAACACTG GGTTTGAAGACCTTTTCCTGAGTGTGGACGCATTCGGAAACTCCCGTTGGATAAACTCTGAGCCTGTGATGTACCAAAACTACCTCCAGTACCTGAGTGACGCACGCAGTATCATCAGCACCAGCGTGCAAGCCTGCCAGGTATGGTCTGCCCCTTACGACGGACTCAATCCCTCACCTGATGACCACCAAGTAGAGGAGGAAGAGTTCGAGGATAGAGACAGGGATGAAAATGAATGTCCACGTCTCACTACTCCTACACTCCAGCCCCCATCCATGCACCACACTAGTTTGAGTCAGACCCCTGAGCTGGAGTGGGACGACAGTTATGACGCTTCAACAGATGGACAAGAAAACAAGAATTTCCACTTGGTAGAACATCCTCAACCTCCACAACACATTCAGGACATGCGCAAAAGTGCCATCATGCTGATCCGTGGGTCTTACATCGAAGAGTCAGAGTTCCAGGACGATGTATTGGTTTATAATCTGATTGCGCAGAGGGACGCACGAGAGGAACAGGACGTCTCCTTAAGGAGTCCAAATGGCAAAACGAACACACAAACTGAAAAGAACAACACACAGCTTTACACTAGCAGTAGTACACCGAGTGACATCAGCAATAAGGTACCTGACAATCAGCAACCCGAAGAAGCTTCACTTCTTTTAAACGGACATGCTGACGAGAAGAATTTGGACCAATCAAACGATATATCCGCTCACGTCCACCAGAACAAGAGCACGGTTTTAGAAGAGCAAGTTTTTAGTGGGGATGCGTCCAACGCTTCATCTGTCGAACATACCGCAGATGATTTTATTTCCCAGTGCTTCCAGCACATCGAATGGGATAACGAGAGCATGCTGGGAGATAACGTTTATTCCCAGAGACTGACCATGCTGTTGTATGACGAAGAACCAGAAATAGACTTTAATTCGATTTGCGCTAATGATGAAGCAGATGGCGGCGAGAGAGACGAAGGAGaagaacagagagacagtgatggaACGAAACGTGTCCCGTTTACag GCCCTTTCATCAGCGTTCTGCTCTCTCGCCTGGAGAATATGCTGGAGAATTCGGTGGAGGTGAACCTGCTGGTGACGGGAATCCTGGCTCAGCTGGCAGCGTATCCACAGCCCCTGCTGCGCTGCTTCCTGCTCAACACACAAGACGTCTTCCAGACCAGCGTCCGCTCTCTCTACCAG gTGCTGGATTCtgtgggttgccagattgagcaCTATGCATCCTCCAGGCCTGAGTTCCCTCAGATGGTACGAGATGTTGCTCAGTATCTGCTGTTTAGAGATGAAGCCTTAAAGGATCGAg agagGGATTTCCTGCAGGAAAACGGACTCGGTTGGGTCCTCGACGGCCACGTTTCCAGGCGGCTGCTAAAATCTCTTCCTCAGTGTCCCAAGATTCCTCCTCAGTCCAGGAACAGTGTTTTTGCTACATTCCTTTATGCCGAGTTCCTGAAAGAGCTTGGAGCCATCGCGCAGGAACACTCCATACGCCCAGACTAA
- the LOC132862197 gene encoding transmembrane protein 184C-like translates to MARLCAGWRRWLRPLVVTVYALLVAVALPLAVWQLQKAEAGTHTKAWFIAGVFVFLTIPISLWGILQHLVHYTQPELQKPIIRILWMVPIYSLDSWIALKYPSIAIYVDTCRECYEAYVIYNFLMFLLNFLETQYPNLALILEAQEQRSLLPPFCCCPPWAMGEVLLFRCKLGVLQYTVVRPVTTVIALVCQLFGVYDEGNFSFRNAWTYLVIVNNASQLFAMYCLLLFYRTLKEELSPLKPVGKFLCVKMVVFASFWQAVLIAFLVKVGVISQKRTWDWESVEAVATGLQDFVICIEMFLAAIAHHYSFSYRPYVREDDEGSCFDSFLAMLDFSDIQADISEQVRNVGRTVLGRPRKLFFGSEVDIVQGEHTGLLSGASHERLGVDPLSVPASPKGQYQGLGQTDTPRSRSAPTGFNPSSWMSENCTVPAATSQNTGVKS, encoded by the exons ATGGCGCGGCTGTGCGCGGGATGGCGCCGCTGGCTCCGGCCGCTTGTCGTGACTGTGTACGCGCTGCTCGTGGCCGTGGCTTTACCGCTGGCTGTGTGGCAGCTTCAGAAAGCCGAG gCTGGAACACACACTAAGGCGTGGTTCATAGCAggcgtgtttgtgtttttaacaattcccatttcTCTATGGGGCATTCTGCAGCATCTCGTGCACTACACACAACCCGAACTACAGAAACCTATCATCAG gatattATGGATGGTGCCAATTTACAGCTTAGACAGC TGGATCGCTTTGAAGTACCCCAGTATAGCCATCTATGTGGACACTTGTCGCGAGTGCTATGAAGCTTATGTCATCTACAACTTCCTGATGTTCTTGCTGAACTTCCTGGAGACACAGTACCCGAACCTGGCACTTATTTTGGAGGCTCAGGAACAGCGCTCGCTTCTGCCACCTTTCTGCTGCTGCCCACCATGGGCCATGGGAGA GGTTCTTCTGTTCAGGTGTAAATTGGGAGTTCTGCAGTACACCGTAGTCAGACCTGTTACTACTGTAATAGCGCT tgtgtgtcagttgtTTGGAGTCTATGATGAGGGAAACTTTAGCTTCAGGAATGCCTGGACTTACCTCGTCATCGTCAACAACGCCTCTCAGCTG tttgccATGTACTGTCTGCTGCTGTTCTATCGTACACTGAAGGAAGAGCTGAGCCCGTTAAAACCAGTTGGAAAATTCCTCTGTGTCAAAATGGTGGTGTTCGCCTCATTTTG GCAGGCTGTGCTCATCGCCTTTctggtgaaggttggagtgatcTCTCAGAAGCGCACGTGGGATTGGGAGAGTGTGGAGGCTGTAGCTACAGGGTTACAG GACTTTGTAATTTGTATAGAAATGTTCTTGGCTGCTATTGCACACCACTACAGCTTTAGTTACCGTCCATATGTGCGTGAGGATGATGAAGGCTCCTGCTTTGACTCTTTCCTCGCCATGTTGGACTTCTCCGATATACAAGCTGATATTTCTGAGCAAGTCCGAAACGTGG GGCGCACCGTGCTCGGACGTCCCCGTAAGCTGTTCTTTGGCTCCGAAGTGGACATCGTGCAGGGCGAGCACACTGGCCTGCTCTCAGGGGCATCTCACGAGCGATTGGGCGTCgaccctctctctgtccccgcCTCCCCGAAGGGGCAGTACCAAGGGCTCGGCCAAACAGACACGCCTCGATCTCGCTCTGCCCCCACTGGCTTTAACCCCTCCTCCTGGATGAGCGAAAATTGCACAGTTCCTGCAGCTACCAGTCAGAATACAGGAGTTAAATCATAG